In Ruminiclostridium papyrosolvens DSM 2782, the following proteins share a genomic window:
- a CDS encoding response regulator transcription factor encodes MNDTAKKILVVDDEVKISEVIKSYLEHDGYKVVTALNGKEAMESYKEFNPHLIILDLMLPDISGEEICKRIRKNSSVPIIMLTAKVSDDEVITGLDIGADDYVLKPFSPRQLLARVAAVLRRVVKEPVADTGKIIFDNGDLVIDTFVHEIRKAGNTINVTPNEYRILVTMAGFPKKTFTRDELINMALGDDFEGFDRTVDTHIKNLRQKIEDDPKTPRYLVTVHGIGYRFAGE; translated from the coding sequence TTGAATGATACTGCGAAAAAAATACTGGTTGTTGATGACGAAGTAAAAATATCAGAGGTTATAAAATCTTATCTCGAACATGACGGATACAAGGTAGTTACAGCATTAAACGGTAAAGAAGCTATGGAAAGCTACAAGGAGTTCAATCCCCATTTGATAATACTTGACTTAATGCTGCCTGACATATCAGGTGAAGAAATATGTAAAAGGATTAGAAAAAATTCTTCCGTTCCAATAATAATGTTAACAGCTAAAGTCTCTGATGACGAAGTAATTACAGGCTTGGATATTGGTGCCGATGACTATGTTTTAAAACCATTTAGCCCAAGGCAGCTTCTGGCAAGGGTTGCAGCAGTGCTCAGGCGGGTTGTCAAAGAACCTGTTGCAGATACCGGCAAAATTATTTTTGACAATGGAGATCTTGTAATAGATACCTTTGTACATGAAATAAGAAAAGCAGGCAATACAATAAATGTTACTCCTAATGAATACAGAATATTGGTTACCATGGCAGGCTTCCCTAAGAAAACCTTTACTAGAGATGAACTTATAAATATGGCCCTTGGTGATGATTTTGAGGGTTTTGACAGAACTGTTGATACTCACATAAAAAACCTCAGGCAAAAAATAGAGGATGACCCCAAAACTCCAAGGTATCTGGTGACTGTTCATGGAATTGGATACAGATTTGCGGGAGAATAG
- the copZ gene encoding copper chaperone CopZ translates to MAKEITDIVVEGMSCNHCVNSIKNAVGSLNGVEKVDVDLATKKVTVEFDPEIVKGKQIKDAIEDQGYDVTMEHNNFV, encoded by the coding sequence ATGGCTAAGGAAATAACAGATATTGTTGTTGAGGGAATGAGCTGTAATCACTGTGTAAACAGTATTAAAAATGCTGTCGGTTCATTAAACGGAGTAGAAAAGGTTGATGTTGACCTCGCTACTAAAAAGGTAACAGTTGAGTTTGACCCTGAGATTGTTAAAGGAAAACAGATAAAAGACGCAATTGAAGATCAGGGATATGATGTTACCATGGAACATAATAATTTTGTATAA
- a CDS encoding DUF2318 domain-containing protein, producing MKNSYKLNFIIFGVIIVVLAGILTLKLVGNASQNTVTVADIVIPKSQITDKVTFYPIKAGKTNMEVLAVKASDGTIRTAFNTCQVCKGSPRAYYKQEGDVIVCQNCGNRFSMDMIEQQRGGCNPIPIYKENKKEDAENITIPKDFIQNNKSLFTDNWKTE from the coding sequence TTGAAAAATTCATACAAGTTGAACTTTATCATATTTGGAGTAATAATAGTAGTATTAGCAGGAATTTTAACATTAAAACTTGTGGGAAATGCTTCCCAAAACACTGTGACTGTGGCAGATATTGTAATACCTAAAAGTCAGATTACAGATAAAGTTACATTTTATCCTATAAAAGCAGGAAAGACCAATATGGAAGTTCTTGCAGTTAAAGCAAGTGATGGTACAATAAGAACTGCTTTTAATACTTGTCAGGTGTGTAAAGGCTCCCCAAGAGCATACTACAAGCAGGAAGGCGACGTTATTGTCTGCCAGAATTGCGGAAACAGGTTTTCTATGGATATGATAGAGCAGCAAAGAGGTGGCTGCAATCCAATTCCTATATATAAGGAAAACAAAAAAGAAGATGCAGAAAATATTACTATACCAAAAGATTTTATACAAAATAATAAGAGCTTGTTTACAGATAATTGGAAAACAGAGTAG
- a CDS encoding LCP family protein, with amino-acid sequence MKSAKLSFLICLFSGITLFIIGSVLMVNIRTSPPPQQKNTVLPSGETKKTIDVTETYQNSGDPINFLVLIKEASGLHTDTIIIGNYEPVTNQISLLTVPRDTKPTGKSTIKINNVYSTNFSKHLDLPKTQRKTKSIEDTTQYISNLTNIPIDYYVYLEIDTIKQIVDMLGGVYFDVPADLRYPDPSQGLNINLKKGYQLLDGDKAEQLLRFRKTPYNITKAPADVRKYYDGSDMKRTEMQIKFVNELIKQKVTLLNMPKLIPVVNYAFSNVITNISLSDTLNLATGLTRANKQEMNTFKLCGLDRYINDIYYFIYNQKVENVKTKEEYNTQEIIDKYFISKTGKFSPDPNKKYDFHSVLPPNPSNTETESRSDGKDKP; translated from the coding sequence ATGAAATCTGCAAAATTATCCTTTTTAATATGTCTTTTTAGCGGAATTACTTTGTTTATAATAGGTTCTGTCTTAATGGTAAATATTCGAACATCGCCTCCCCCTCAACAAAAAAATACAGTCTTGCCTTCCGGGGAAACAAAAAAAACTATAGATGTAACGGAAACATATCAAAATAGCGGTGATCCTATAAATTTTCTTGTTCTGATAAAAGAAGCGTCAGGTTTGCATACAGACACCATCATAATAGGAAATTACGAACCGGTGACAAATCAAATCAGTCTGCTGACAGTACCCAGAGACACAAAGCCTACCGGTAAATCAACAATAAAAATTAATAACGTATATTCCACAAATTTTAGCAAACATCTCGATTTACCTAAAACCCAACGAAAAACTAAATCTATTGAGGATACAACACAGTATATAAGTAACCTTACCAATATTCCAATTGATTATTATGTTTACCTTGAGATTGACACAATCAAGCAAATTGTAGACATGCTCGGTGGAGTGTATTTTGATGTGCCTGCTGATTTAAGATATCCGGACCCTTCTCAAGGCCTGAATATTAATCTGAAAAAAGGTTATCAGCTCCTTGACGGTGACAAGGCAGAGCAATTGCTGAGATTCAGGAAAACACCTTATAATATAACTAAAGCACCCGCCGATGTTCGGAAGTACTACGACGGCTCTGACATGAAAAGAACAGAAATGCAGATAAAATTTGTTAATGAACTTATTAAGCAAAAAGTTACTCTACTAAATATGCCTAAGCTGATTCCTGTAGTAAATTATGCCTTTAGCAATGTAATTACGAACATTTCACTTTCAGATACACTAAATCTTGCCACCGGGCTTACCAGAGCCAACAAACAGGAAATGAACACTTTCAAGTTATGTGGTTTAGACAGATATATAAATGATATTTACTATTTCATATACAACCAAAAGGTTGAAAACGTTAAAACAAAAGAGGAGTATAATACTCAGGAGATAATTGATAAGTATTTTATATCAAAAACCGGTAAGTTTTCGCCTGATCCAAATAAGAAATATGATTTTCATTCCGTTCTCCCGCCAAATCCTTCGAACACTGAAACTGAGTCAAGAAGCGACGGGAAAGATAAACCTTAA
- a CDS encoding stalk domain-containing protein encodes MKKLFVLLSVIFCLVLSSVSIFAADELLDNNTSTVITVSFKAGTASYTVNGKEVKAEASAVVKGKTFVPVKVIADALGASFTPDLKKKTAVIKYNDVEIKITDKKQEAIIAGKKTNMDATPYIKNSSFMATITFLADVFGADITNSGGKVTFTKEIANPNSIKDFGTLIKNSNKSKVGDSYYNWSMKLPRELIMGSRTFNGAYSFFISQDSTYSMSIAISDKDKDATMEDEQQNLREEAEDSTLIDCGINELNGVEYAEIVYKDSDFTFVKRVYMTNTKRFSLLLLLDSDKSYLDNKYQDLLDSFQFKFSKDGSTEDLSDVSATGYRKYQDTQLKWSAKILPDWSEYKDKNVHNEVQFFGPKGEKFSVKIYSLEKGENLDSITASELKNYERYYNAEMFKLEKQESAVIGGVKSNKLYCKYTKSDKLKYGCDIFFADKNYKYVLSYEIPEETYNDSKKRMMVEGMANSFRFEQLDLKATGKLMDPSKVTSSTKTRTIEEDLYSFKLPSGWKKSQENNSDYISYYNNDGDLVFTISTAEMTTSSTEAFAGLDQYFNKLLNKNLKLESKVAINEKDTFGYKYIFNIINNDTQYRQEVYVLSKGNQIMQFTFTANKFYYGTMNRELVNSIWNSVTLK; translated from the coding sequence ATGAAAAAGTTATTTGTACTGTTAAGTGTAATTTTTTGTTTAGTTTTAAGTTCGGTGAGTATATTTGCAGCAGATGAGCTTCTTGATAATAATACGTCAACCGTAATAACAGTTTCCTTTAAAGCAGGTACAGCAAGCTATACTGTTAACGGTAAGGAAGTAAAAGCGGAAGCCAGTGCTGTTGTGAAAGGAAAAACTTTTGTTCCCGTAAAGGTTATAGCAGATGCGCTGGGTGCTTCATTTACGCCTGATTTAAAGAAAAAAACTGCTGTTATCAAATATAATGATGTGGAAATCAAAATTACCGATAAAAAGCAAGAGGCTATAATAGCAGGTAAGAAAACAAACATGGATGCCACTCCTTACATAAAAAATTCATCATTCATGGCAACTATTACTTTTTTAGCTGATGTTTTTGGGGCTGACATTACTAACAGTGGCGGAAAAGTTACTTTTACAAAAGAGATTGCTAACCCAAACAGCATAAAGGACTTTGGAACATTAATAAAGAATTCAAATAAGTCAAAAGTGGGGGACAGCTACTATAACTGGTCTATGAAGCTTCCTCGTGAGCTTATTATGGGTTCAAGAACCTTTAACGGAGCCTATAGTTTTTTCATATCACAGGATTCAACCTACAGTATGAGTATTGCAATCAGTGACAAGGATAAGGATGCAACTATGGAGGATGAACAGCAAAATCTTCGTGAAGAAGCAGAGGATTCAACACTTATTGACTGTGGAATTAACGAGTTAAATGGAGTTGAATATGCAGAAATAGTCTATAAGGACAGTGATTTCACTTTTGTAAAGAGAGTATATATGACCAATACAAAGAGATTTTCACTGTTGTTGCTTTTAGATAGCGACAAATCCTATCTTGATAACAAATATCAGGATTTACTTGATTCATTTCAGTTTAAGTTCAGCAAGGATGGAAGCACAGAGGACTTGTCAGATGTATCAGCCACAGGGTATAGAAAGTATCAGGACACTCAGCTAAAATGGTCAGCAAAGATTCTTCCAGACTGGAGTGAGTACAAAGATAAAAATGTACATAATGAAGTTCAGTTTTTTGGCCCTAAGGGAGAAAAGTTTTCAGTGAAAATCTATTCCCTTGAAAAGGGGGAGAACCTGGACTCAATTACTGCTTCAGAATTAAAGAACTATGAGCGGTATTATAATGCTGAAATGTTTAAGCTTGAGAAGCAGGAGAGTGCTGTTATCGGAGGAGTAAAAAGTAACAAGTTGTATTGCAAATATACCAAGTCAGATAAGCTTAAATACGGCTGTGATATTTTCTTTGCGGATAAAAATTATAAATATGTCTTATCGTATGAAATTCCTGAGGAAACATATAATGATTCCAAAAAGAGAATGATGGTTGAAGGTATGGCTAATTCATTTAGATTTGAGCAGTTGGATTTAAAAGCAACCGGCAAGCTGATGGACCCTTCAAAGGTAACTAGTTCAACAAAGACACGTACTATAGAAGAAGATTTATATTCTTTTAAACTGCCTTCCGGCTGGAAAAAAAGTCAAGAGAATAATTCTGATTATATAAGTTATTACAATAACGATGGGGACTTAGTTTTTACTATTTCAACAGCTGAAATGACTACTTCATCAACGGAAGCATTTGCAGGACTTGACCAGTACTTTAACAAATTACTTAATAAGAATTTAAAGTTAGAAAGTAAAGTTGCTATAAATGAAAAAGACACCTTTGGTTACAAATATATATTTAATATAATTAATAACGATACTCAATACCGTCAGGAAGTATATGTATTGTCTAAAGGAAACCAAATAATGCAATTTACCTTTACTGCAAATAAATTCTACTATGGAACTATGAATAGAGAGCTGGTAAACTCCATCTGGAACAGTGTCACCCTGAAATAA
- a CDS encoding S1C family serine protease, whose protein sequence is MKKRYLVLLVATVLLLSFSFIVSGATQFKLSINGISTDIGTATVNNKIYVDAEALANQLGFNASKTSKSINISTKNDDIIPNIIKSISPSVVGIIGNIDSGDSTAGGVALGTGIIIKSGGDILTNAHVVEAMSRIVVVLTDGTGYQARIKYIDKPSDLAVIKIDKIGLTAATLGKMQDIVIGKTAIAIGTPMSFQNRNSASVGVISGLNRSADGFYQYKLIQTDAAINPGNSGGPLLTTKGEVIGINSMTTVNAQGLSYAIPIDTVQYVLNHFYKYGKVKRVTMGAEFEEDYVALYGLPSRNGLKITSIDKGSCAEKYGLKKDDFIYSINGVYVNTLVDLNEAYKSVLPGNKVKVGVRRNGKVQSVNVVVDELK, encoded by the coding sequence ATGAAAAAAAGGTATTTAGTTCTTCTGGTTGCAACTGTGTTATTATTAAGTTTCAGTTTTATTGTTTCAGGTGCAACTCAGTTCAAGCTGTCTATAAACGGTATTTCTACTGATATAGGAACAGCAACGGTAAATAATAAGATCTATGTAGACGCTGAGGCACTCGCAAATCAACTAGGTTTTAATGCAAGTAAAACAAGCAAGTCAATCAATATCTCTACTAAAAATGATGATATCATTCCAAACATTATCAAGTCAATAAGTCCATCAGTTGTTGGTATTATTGGTAATATTGATTCTGGAGATTCCACTGCCGGTGGAGTTGCGTTGGGAACAGGCATAATAATCAAATCAGGCGGAGATATACTTACCAATGCTCATGTAGTGGAAGCTATGAGCAGAATTGTGGTTGTTCTAACGGATGGTACGGGATACCAAGCCAGAATCAAGTACATAGATAAGCCAAGCGACCTTGCTGTAATAAAGATTGACAAGATTGGACTTACGGCAGCCACTCTGGGCAAAATGCAGGATATAGTAATCGGAAAGACTGCTATAGCCATTGGAACACCTATGTCATTCCAAAACAGGAATTCTGCTTCTGTTGGTGTAATCAGCGGGCTTAACAGAAGTGCTGACGGATTTTATCAGTACAAGCTTATTCAGACTGATGCAGCCATAAACCCAGGTAATAGTGGCGGGCCACTTCTTACTACAAAGGGAGAAGTTATTGGTATTAACTCAATGACAACGGTTAACGCGCAAGGATTAAGCTATGCCATACCAATAGATACTGTCCAATATGTTTTAAACCACTTCTATAAATATGGAAAAGTAAAAAGAGTAACCATGGGGGCTGAGTTTGAGGAAGATTATGTGGCTCTTTACGGATTACCCAGTAGAAATGGATTAAAAATAACAAGCATTGATAAAGGGTCTTGTGCAGAAAAGTATGGATTAAAAAAAGATGATTTTATTTACAGTATAAACGGCGTATATGTAAATACACTTGTGGACCTTAATGAGGCATATAAATCTGTACTCCCGGGTAATAAAGTCAAAGTAGGTGTAAGAAGAAACGGTAAAGTACAGAGCGTCAATGTGGTTGTGGATGAATTAAAATAG
- a CDS encoding DUF2752 domain-containing protein: MKNNLKWKRAAVCIFPFALAITAYFLRNQLIFWGTLFPSCPSYTYLDIYCPGCGNTRSVQHLLKGDIIGSVRFNPIPLLGIILGILAYIELITYVFGRHKKIFPRSRVYWWTMGAISLLYFVVRNFIRPF; this comes from the coding sequence TTGAAAAACAATCTAAAATGGAAAAGGGCTGCAGTTTGCATTTTTCCTTTTGCGTTAGCTATTACAGCTTATTTCCTGAGAAATCAGCTTATATTCTGGGGGACACTTTTCCCTTCCTGCCCAAGTTATACTTATCTTGACATATATTGTCCGGGATGTGGAAATACAAGAAGTGTTCAGCATTTGTTAAAAGGCGATATTATAGGCTCTGTAAGATTTAACCCCATACCCTTGCTGGGTATTATTCTTGGGATACTGGCATATATTGAGTTGATAACCTATGTGTTTGGCAGGCATAAAAAGATATTTCCCAGAAGCCGTGTCTATTGGTGGACAATGGGTGCTATTTCTTTACTATATTTTGTGGTAAGAAATTTTATAAGACCATTTTAA
- a CDS encoding carbon-nitrogen hydrolase family protein, translating into MNTKIRLGLCQMTVSDKKKDNLEKALSMLEECSKQGADIAILPEMFICPYDTKLFPLYAENVENSKTLSVISKSAKYNNMYIVAGTIPESNNGFIYNSSVMFDRQGNTIAKHRKVHLFDINVKDGISFRESDVLTAGRSVTVAETEFGCIGLAICFDMRFAGLYSEMTEKGAKIIITPASFNMTTGPAHWELLVRARALDNQVFHVAVSSARETSANYVSYGNSMVCDPWGSVISRAEEKEDILIADIDLNMVNSVRNQIPVNKIID; encoded by the coding sequence ATGAATACAAAGATTAGACTTGGTTTATGTCAAATGACTGTTTCGGATAAGAAAAAGGATAACTTGGAAAAAGCACTGTCCATGCTTGAAGAATGCAGTAAGCAAGGAGCAGATATTGCAATACTTCCTGAAATGTTTATTTGTCCTTATGACACAAAACTTTTCCCTCTATACGCTGAAAATGTAGAAAACAGTAAAACCTTATCAGTCATTTCAAAGTCGGCAAAGTATAATAATATGTATATTGTAGCAGGGACTATACCTGAGAGTAATAATGGATTTATATACAATTCTTCGGTAATGTTTGACAGACAGGGCAATACAATAGCAAAACATAGAAAAGTACATCTTTTTGATATAAATGTTAAGGATGGTATTTCATTCAGGGAATCCGATGTTTTGACCGCAGGTAGGTCGGTTACTGTTGCAGAAACGGAATTTGGGTGTATAGGGCTTGCAATTTGCTTTGATATGCGTTTCGCCGGGCTTTATTCTGAAATGACGGAAAAAGGGGCAAAAATCATTATTACACCGGCTTCGTTTAATATGACAACGGGCCCCGCACATTGGGAACTGCTTGTAAGAGCCAGAGCCCTTGATAATCAGGTATTTCATGTAGCGGTTTCTTCTGCCAGAGAAACAAGTGCCAACTATGTCTCTTACGGTAACTCAATGGTATGTGACCCGTGGGGAAGTGTTATTTCAAGGGCGGAGGAAAAAGAGGATATACTGATAGCGGATATTGACCTTAATATGGTAAACAGTGTGCGCAATCAAATTCCTGTAAACAAGATTATAGACTAG
- a CDS encoding PFL family protein, translated as MLGPFEVLETIDMIQKENLDIRTITMGISLRDCCHPNIDISCSKIYDKITRYAEKLVVTGENIEKEFGIPIINKRISVTPIALVAESCESDEYVKFAEAMDKAAQTVGVNFIGGFSSLVHKGYTVGDKRLIQSIPEALSRTKLVCSSVNVASTKAGINMDAVAEMGRVIKKCAELTADNGALACAKLVVFANAVEDNPFMAGAFHGIGEPECVINVGVSGPGVVKCALEKVKGADFGTVSETIKKTAFKITRMGQLVAQEASRRLNVPFGIVDLSLAPTPAIGDSVAYILEEMGLEKCGTHGTTAALALLNDAVKKGGVMASSYVGGLSGAFIPVSEDAGMIDAALCGALTLEKLEAMTCVCSVGLDMIVVPGDTSAETISAIIADESAIGVVNTKTTAVRIIPAPGKKVGDTVEFGGLLGSGPVMKVNPFSSNEFIKRGGRIPAPMHSLKN; from the coding sequence ATGCTAGGTCCATTTGAAGTACTAGAAACAATTGACATGATTCAAAAAGAAAATCTTGATATAAGAACTATTACCATGGGTATTTCATTGAGGGATTGTTGTCATCCCAATATAGATATTTCATGCAGTAAGATTTACGATAAGATAACCAGATATGCTGAAAAGCTTGTTGTTACGGGAGAAAATATCGAAAAGGAATTCGGTATCCCCATAATTAATAAAAGAATATCAGTAACTCCTATTGCTCTTGTGGCTGAGAGTTGTGAAAGCGACGAATACGTTAAGTTTGCTGAAGCTATGGACAAGGCAGCACAAACAGTGGGTGTAAATTTTATAGGCGGATTTTCATCACTGGTTCATAAAGGCTATACAGTAGGTGATAAGAGACTTATACAATCCATTCCTGAAGCATTAAGCCGTACAAAGCTTGTATGTTCATCTGTAAATGTTGCATCCACAAAAGCAGGTATAAATATGGATGCTGTGGCTGAAATGGGCAGGGTTATAAAGAAATGTGCTGAATTAACCGCAGATAACGGAGCTCTGGCATGTGCAAAACTGGTTGTTTTTGCCAACGCAGTAGAGGATAATCCGTTTATGGCAGGTGCTTTTCATGGCATCGGAGAACCGGAATGTGTTATTAATGTAGGTGTAAGCGGACCCGGTGTTGTAAAATGTGCTTTGGAAAAAGTTAAGGGAGCTGACTTTGGAACTGTTTCTGAGACTATTAAGAAGACTGCTTTCAAGATAACAAGAATGGGTCAGCTGGTAGCTCAGGAGGCATCCAGAAGGTTAAATGTTCCTTTTGGTATTGTTGATTTATCTTTGGCACCCACGCCTGCAATCGGTGACAGTGTTGCCTATATTCTTGAAGAAATGGGTCTTGAGAAGTGCGGAACTCACGGAACCACAGCGGCTCTTGCTCTTTTAAATGATGCAGTTAAAAAGGGAGGAGTTATGGCTTCTTCCTACGTTGGAGGTCTTAGCGGTGCATTCATTCCTGTAAGTGAAGATGCCGGAATGATTGATGCAGCACTTTGCGGAGCATTAACTTTAGAAAAGCTTGAAGCAATGACCTGCGTATGTTCAGTAGGACTTGACATGATTGTTGTTCCCGGTGATACCAGTGCTGAAACTATTTCGGCAATTATTGCTGATGAATCTGCAATTGGTGTAGTTAATACTAAAACTACTGCTGTCAGAATAATTCCTGCTCCCGGCAAGAAGGTCGGAGATACAGTTGAATTTGGAGGATTACTTGGTTCAGGTCCTGTTATGAAAGTAAATCCTTTCAGCAGTAATGAATTTATTAAAAGAGGCGGAAGAATTCCGGCTCCAATGCACAGCCTGAAAAACTAA
- a CDS encoding ACT domain-containing protein: MRAVITVIGKDKVGIIAAVSNILAESDVNILDISQTILQDVFTMIMLVDISKCNIPFHNLSEKLEAKGVELCLKIQIQHEDIFNSMHRI, translated from the coding sequence GTGAGAGCAGTAATAACAGTTATCGGTAAAGATAAAGTTGGAATAATTGCAGCGGTAAGCAACATATTGGCAGAGAGTGATGTTAATATACTTGATATATCCCAGACAATTCTGCAGGATGTATTTACTATGATAATGCTTGTAGATATATCCAAATGTAACATACCATTTCATAATCTTTCTGAAAAATTGGAAGCCAAAGGTGTTGAACTGTGCCTGAAAATACAGATTCAGCACGAAGATATTTTTAACTCAATGCATAGAATATGA
- a CDS encoding putative DNA modification/repair radical SAM protein, whose amino-acid sequence MDLNEKLGILADAAKYDVSCSSSGGTRKNKNGVGDSHACGICHTWADDGRCVSLLKILLSNECIYDCVYCINRSSNDVPRASFTAEEVIELTMNFYRRNYIEGLFLSSAVLKNPSHTMELMLEIVKKLRNEHGFFGYIHIKAIPGADERLINEAGMYVDRMSVNIELPSDKGLEVLAPQKPKRALLKPMHQISNKIIENKENKRLFKKGDSFVPAGQSTQLIVGATPDKDLSILKLSEALYGNFNLKRVYYSAFVPTVTDPRLPALIKPPLLREHRLYQADWLLRFYGFEADELLSKSNPNFNPELDPKADWAMRNLHMFPIEVNSAEYELLLRVPGIGVKSAQRIITARRVGRLTFDNLKKIGVVLKRAGHFLTCQGKTYDSYSSNEAIVKESLISANLQPKSKKSVLGQMSLFSLVNDSGTDENISEFLLTDSPSNNRQWLSYYNQPQDGRLLLSDIHL is encoded by the coding sequence ATGGACTTGAATGAGAAATTAGGAATATTAGCAGATGCAGCAAAATATGACGTTTCATGCTCATCCAGCGGAGGCACAAGAAAAAACAAAAACGGAGTAGGAGACAGTCATGCTTGTGGAATATGCCATACATGGGCAGATGACGGAAGGTGTGTTTCTCTGCTTAAAATTCTATTGTCAAATGAATGTATATACGATTGCGTATACTGTATAAACAGGTCTTCAAATGATGTTCCCCGTGCCAGTTTTACCGCAGAGGAAGTTATTGAGCTTACCATGAATTTTTATCGAAGAAACTATATAGAAGGACTTTTTTTAAGCTCTGCCGTTCTAAAAAATCCCAGCCATACCATGGAGTTAATGCTTGAAATCGTAAAAAAGCTCCGAAATGAACATGGCTTTTTTGGTTATATACACATCAAAGCAATTCCCGGGGCCGATGAAAGGCTTATAAACGAAGCCGGAATGTACGTTGACAGGATGAGCGTAAACATAGAATTGCCGTCTGACAAAGGCCTTGAAGTACTTGCTCCTCAAAAACCAAAAAGAGCTTTACTCAAACCCATGCATCAGATAAGCAACAAAATAATTGAAAACAAAGAAAATAAGAGATTATTTAAGAAGGGTGATTCATTTGTTCCGGCTGGACAAAGCACCCAACTTATAGTGGGAGCAACACCAGATAAGGATTTAAGCATTCTAAAGCTCTCAGAAGCCTTGTACGGCAATTTTAACCTCAAGAGAGTTTATTACTCGGCTTTTGTCCCAACGGTCACAGATCCAAGGCTGCCGGCTCTTATCAAGCCTCCTCTTCTACGCGAACACAGACTGTATCAGGCGGACTGGCTTTTGAGGTTCTACGGTTTTGAGGCTGATGAATTACTAAGTAAAAGCAATCCCAATTTTAATCCCGAGCTTGACCCTAAAGCTGACTGGGCTATGAGAAATCTGCATATGTTTCCTATAGAAGTAAATTCTGCAGAATATGAATTACTTTTGAGAGTACCGGGTATAGGTGTTAAATCGGCACAGAGGATTATTACCGCCAGAAGAGTGGGAAGACTGACTTTTGACAACTTGAAAAAAATCGGAGTAGTCTTGAAACGTGCAGGCCACTTTTTAACCTGTCAGGGGAAGACTTATGACAGTTACAGCTCAAACGAAGCTATTGTAAAAGAGTCCTTGATAAGTGCCAACCTTCAGCCTAAAAGTAAAAAGTCTGTTTTAGGGCAGATGTCCTTATTCTCACTTGTAAATGATAGCGGAACTGATGAAAACATCTCAGAGTTTCTTCTAACAGACTCTCCTTCAAATAACCGACAATGGCTGAGCTATTACAATCAACCGCAAGACGGGAGGCTTTTGCTAAGTGATATACATTTATGA
- a CDS encoding TIGR03915 family putative DNA repair protein, with the protein MIYIYDGTWDCFLTAVHHYYYDKQDVSNIESSLCYIPNLIDEYRFITSDIIKAKSVEEAILHKISAESLENLQKCFFSEIEGREMWILKYIRLGFKIGSRIDSMLGDKTVLDVLIPARKVGMECHRMLGLLRFELLDGGIYYAKIQPDHNIISFISPHFKNRFADQNWIIHDTTRKIASLYNTKKMLLSYMDLSNIPELHADELRFQALWKNYYKHIAIKNRINPKLQKNFMPKRYWKNLTEKKSD; encoded by the coding sequence GTGATATACATTTATGATGGAACATGGGACTGCTTTTTAACAGCAGTTCATCATTATTATTATGATAAGCAGGATGTTTCAAATATAGAATCAAGCCTTTGCTATATACCAAATCTTATTGACGAATACAGATTTATAACTTCCGATATTATAAAGGCTAAATCAGTAGAAGAAGCAATACTTCATAAGATATCTGCAGAAAGTCTTGAAAATCTTCAAAAATGTTTCTTTTCGGAAATTGAAGGGCGTGAAATGTGGATTTTAAAATATATCCGTCTGGGTTTTAAAATCGGTTCACGCATAGACAGTATGCTGGGAGACAAAACCGTCTTGGATGTATTGATTCCTGCCAGAAAAGTAGGAATGGAGTGTCATAGAATGCTTGGATTGCTTCGTTTTGAGCTTTTGGATGGCGGTATTTATTATGCAAAAATCCAACCGGACCATAATATAATTTCTTTTATATCTCCCCACTTTAAAAACCGTTTTGCAGACCAGAACTGGATAATACACGATACGACACGCAAAATTGCTTCTTTATATAATACAAAAAAAATGCTTCTATCCTATATGGATTTGTCCAATATCCCCGAGCTCCATGCAGATGAGCTCAGATTTCAGGCTCTATGGAAAAATTATTATAAGCATATAGCAATTAAAAATAGAATAAATCCAAAACTTCAAAAGAATTTCATGCCTAAGCGATATTGGAAGAACCTTACAGAGAAGAAGTCTGATTAA